The proteins below come from a single Danio aesculapii chromosome 23, fDanAes4.1, whole genome shotgun sequence genomic window:
- the LOC130217504 gene encoding ephrin type-A receptor 2-like yields MDYRRIKRVLFVNVFMNFVFISLQKKEEVLLDMVASAAELGWLTSPVENGWEIGQQAVNGSLLYNYYICNVEKREQDNWLRTTFIQRNPAASRVFVELQFLVRDCNTFEADSLTCKETFNLYIYEADADIGTAFRKSQFRKVATIAPDEISVVGEMKLNTETKVVDNLSHKGFYLGFQDIGACVAIYSVRVYYKTCPATVQSLAAFPETVAGGENQALREVAGSCVKNAVSEGQPRIYCTTDGEWVVPMSQCQCKPGFEALEETCQDRGQKQLLSLKILGLGQEY; encoded by the exons ATGGATTACAGACGGATTAAGCGTGTATTATTTGTCAATGTATTTATGAACTTTGTATTTATTTCTCTTCAGAAAAAGGAAG AGGTGTTATTGGATATGGTGGCATCGGCAGCTGAGTTGGGTTGGTTGACATCGCCTGTTGAGAACGGG TGGGAGATAGGCCAACAGGCTGTGAATGGCTCTCTGTTGTATAACTATTATATATGTAACGTGGAGAAACGAGAACAAGACAACTGGCTCCGTACTACGTTCATCCAGCGCAACCCCGCTGCCTCTCGGGTCTTTGTGGAGCTGCAATTCCTTGTCCGTGACTGCAACACATTCGAGGCAGACTCTCTTACCTGCAAGGAGACCTTTAACTTGTACATCTATGAGGCTGATGCAGACATTGGCACTGCTTTCCGCAAAAGCCAGTTCCGAAAAGTGGCCACCATTGCTCCAGATGAAATATCCGTCGTTGGAGAGATGAAGTTGAACACTGAGACTAAAGTAGTGGATAACCTTTCACATAAGGGCTTCTACCTGGGCTTCCAGGACATTGGGGCCTGTGTAGCCATCTACTCTGTTAGGGTTTACTATAAAACATGTCCTGCAACAGTGCAGAGCTTGGCAGCATTCCCTGAGACAGTGGCAGGGGGGGAGAATCAAGCCCTGCGGGAGGTGGCAGGAAGTTGTGTCAAAAATGCTGTCAGTGAGGGCCAACCGCGCATTTATTGCACCACGGATGGGGAATGGGTCGTACCTATGAGCCAGTGCCAGTGCAAACCCGGGTTCGAAGCCCTCGAAGAAACTTGCCAAG ATCGAGGCCAGAAACAGCTGTTGTCACTTAAGATTTTGGGTTTGGGTCAGGAGTATTGA